GCCTCAACCTGATCAAGCTGCCGAACGGCTGCGTCGTCTGGGGCGGCAGGAAGGCCGATGATCCACCTGCGGCGGTGACGGCGCGCCAGCAGATGCTGCAGGATACGGAAGACGAGTATCGGCGCCTGCTGTATGTGGCCATGACACGCGCGGCCGAGCGATTGATCGTCGGCGGCGTCAAGCCGGGCAACCGAAACGACGTCCGCAGCGGCTCCTGGTATGACCTGGTGGCCAACGGCCTCGGCAACGCCGACGTCATCGGACTGGTCGAGCAGACCCTTCAGACCAGAGACGGACCGGTCCGCCGCTATGCACGCCCCGAGGACATGCTGGCGCCGCTGCGGAGCGCGGCCGCGCAGGCGAGCCTCCCGTTGCAACCGCCGCCACCCGCCTGGTTGCAGCAGCCCTCGGCTGCGGCAAAGCCCGCGTTCGAATTCCGCCGCCCGTCCGATGCCGACGATGCGGACGATCGCTTCGACCGCAGCCTGACCGCCGATCAACGCCAGCGTGCGCGGCAACGCGGCGTGCTGGTGCATCGGCTCCTGCAATCGCTGCCCGATCTTCCCGCCGACCGCCGCCGCGACGCCGCCGCGCATTACCTCGCCCGCAACACCGGCCGCGACTGGTCCGACCATGATCGCGACCTGCTGGTGATCCAGACCCTCAGCTTGATCGAGGACAAGCGCCTGGCGCCGCTGTTCGCCACCGGCAGCCGGGCGGAGGTGCCGATCGTCGGGCGGATCGAGCGGCCGGGCCGCACGCCGCTGTCCGTTTCCGGGCAAATCGATCGCCTGATCATCGGCGCCGATGCCATCCTGATCGCCGACTACAAGACCAGCCACGCGCCGCCCCGCGAGCTCGCCGAGGTGCCGCCCGCCTACCGCCAGCAGCTGGCGCTCTATCGCGCGGTGCTAGCCAGGCTCTATCCGCAAAGGCGCCTGCGTGCGGCGCTGATTTGGACCGAAACACCTGAAATCATGGAGATTCCGGCCGAAATCCTCGATGCCGAGATGACCAGGATCATCTCGCTGTGAGGCGGCTTGACCAGGCAGGGTGCCGTTCATAGGTTCGCTGTATCTTTTTCGGCGCGATTCCCGCGCAACGGTCAGACAAGGGGTTCCACCATGAGTGTCGGCAAGGTTTCGGACGCCAGTTTCGAGGCAGAGGTTCTGAAAGCGAACGGACCGGTCGTCGTCGACTTCTGGGCCGAATGGTGCGGGCCGTGCCGCATGATTGCCCCGGCGCTCGACGAGATCGCCGGCGCGATGGGCGACAAGGTCAAGATCGTCAAACTCAACGTCGATGAGAACCCGGAGACCGCGTCCCGCTACGGCGTGATGTCGATCCCGACGCTGATGATCTTCAAGGGCGGCGAGATGGCCTCGCGCCAGGTCGGCGCCGCGCCGAAGCAGAAGCTGCAGCAGTGGATCACCGCGGCGGTCTGATCGACCTCCGATCGCCATAGAAGAAAGGCCGGCGTTTCGCTGGCCTTTTGTTTTGCGTAAATCCCTTTGCGCCAGGACGGCGGTTCATGCCGCCGGTTACTGCGGGAACGTTCCGTTCTCGCGCAGCACCTCGCCTGCGAGGTAAAGCGAGCCCGTGATCAGGATGCGCGGCGGCACCTCGTAAGCGAGCCGCGCGACCGAGCGAAGCGCTTCGGCGACACTGGCTGCGGCCTCGATGCGCATGCCGAGGTGGCGGCCTGCATCCGCCAGCGCCTGCGGCGTATAGGCGTTGTCGTGGCCCGGGATCGGCACGGCGATGATGTGCCGTGTCATGCCGGCGAAGTTGGCGAGAAACGCGCCCGCATCCTTATTCGACAGCATGCCTATGATGACGACGAGCTGCCGCGGCACACGCTCTTCGAGATCGCCGAGCGCTGCGGCGACGACGCGACCGCAATCGGCATTGTGCCCGCCGTCGAGCCAGACTTCCGACTGCGGCGGCGCGAGCTGCACCAACCCGCCCGCTGTCAGCCGCTGCATCCGCGCCGGCCATTCGGCCTTGGCGATGCCGGACTCATAAGCGCTGACCGGCACCTTCAGGCTGTCGATCGATCGCAACGTGGCGATCGCCAGCGCCGCATTGTCGAACTGATGCCGGCCGAACAGCCGCGGCGCCGGCAGATCGAGCAGGCCGCGCTCGTCCTGATAGACCAGCCGCCCGCGCTCGATGCTCACATGCCAATGCTGGCCGGCCGCATGCAGCGGCGCGCGCTGCTCCTTGGCGCGCTGCTCGATCACCGCTTCGGCCTCGGCAAGCTGCGCGGCCATCACCAGCGGCACGCCCTTCTTGATGATCCCGGCCTTCTCCGCCGCGATCTTGGCGACGGTGTCGCCGAGCATCTCCATGTGGTCCATCGAGACCGGCGTGATCACGCTGGCGAGCGGCTTCTCGATCACATTGGTCGAATCACCCCGGCCGCCGAGACCAACCTCCAGCAGCACGACGTCCGCCGGGTGCTTCGCAAACAGATGAAACGCCGCCGCGGTCTCCATCTCGAACACGGTGATCGGCTGGCCCGCATTGAGGCGCTCGCAATGCTCGAGCGCCGCCAACAATTCTTCGTCGGAGACCAGCACGCCGCCACCTTCACGGCCCAGGCGGAAACGCTCGTTGATGCGGACGAGATGCGGCGAGGTGTAGGCATGCACGCGCAGACCCGCCGCCTCGAGAATCGCGCGCAGGTAGGCAACCGTGGAGCCCTTGCCGTTGGTGCCGGCGACATGGATCACCGGCGCCATACGCCGTTCGGGATGACCCAGCAATTCCAGGATGCGCAGCATGCGATCGAGCGTG
The sequence above is drawn from the Afipia sp. P52-10 genome and encodes:
- the trxA gene encoding thioredoxin, whose protein sequence is MSVGKVSDASFEAEVLKANGPVVVDFWAEWCGPCRMIAPALDEIAGAMGDKVKIVKLNVDENPETASRYGVMSIPTLMIFKGGEMASRQVGAAPKQKLQQWITAAV
- a CDS encoding folylpolyglutamate synthase/dihydrofolate synthase family protein; protein product: MALHQRKIDLTLDRMLRILELLGHPERRMAPVIHVAGTNGKGSTVAYLRAILEAAGLRVHAYTSPHLVRINERFRLGREGGGVLVSDEELLAALEHCERLNAGQPITVFEMETAAAFHLFAKHPADVVLLEVGLGGRGDSTNVIEKPLASVITPVSMDHMEMLGDTVAKIAAEKAGIIKKGVPLVMAAQLAEAEAVIEQRAKEQRAPLHAAGQHWHVSIERGRLVYQDERGLLDLPAPRLFGRHQFDNAALAIATLRSIDSLKVPVSAYESGIAKAEWPARMQRLTAGGLVQLAPPQSEVWLDGGHNADCGRVVAAALGDLEERVPRQLVVIIGMLSNKDAGAFLANFAGMTRHIIAVPIPGHDNAYTPQALADAGRHLGMRIEAAASVAEALRSVARLAYEVPPRILITGSLYLAGEVLRENGTFPQ